A portion of the Adhaeribacter radiodurans genome contains these proteins:
- a CDS encoding geranylgeranylglycerol-phosphate geranylgeranyltransferase, translating to MKTIFRLIRFTNLVLMAFCQLLVRACLLLPHQPWSQVLFDTRFLLLLFSTFCVAAAGYIINDYYDIKIDAINKPKRVVVGKFVNRRQAMLAHLVLSAIGVFVSFSLGIKVGLIHVGAALLLWGYSARLKQTFLIGNITIALLSATMVLVVPVFDNLANKAVWAYAAFVFLISIVREIIKDMEDVKGDASFDCRTLPIVVGIPGAKWFLYFFITAFAITLLTGVIYRIYEVLFTAYILLLVIVPMGFLTYKIYRADRKKDFTRLSRQVKWIMLAGMLSMLLFRYA from the coding sequence GTGAAAACTATTTTTAGACTCATCCGGTTTACCAATTTAGTACTCATGGCTTTTTGCCAATTGTTGGTACGAGCCTGTTTACTTTTACCGCACCAGCCTTGGTCGCAGGTTTTGTTCGACACCCGCTTTTTACTCCTGTTATTTTCTACTTTTTGCGTAGCAGCGGCCGGCTACATTATTAACGACTACTACGATATTAAAATTGATGCCATTAATAAGCCCAAGCGAGTAGTAGTAGGTAAGTTCGTAAACCGGCGCCAAGCCATGCTCGCGCACCTGGTTCTATCCGCCATAGGAGTATTCGTTAGTTTTAGCCTAGGTATAAAAGTGGGACTTATTCATGTGGGAGCAGCTTTGCTGTTATGGGGCTATTCTGCCCGGCTAAAACAAACTTTTTTAATAGGTAATATTACCATAGCCCTACTGTCGGCTACCATGGTATTAGTTGTACCAGTTTTTGATAATCTGGCTAATAAAGCAGTGTGGGCCTATGCGGCTTTCGTATTTTTAATATCCATCGTGCGGGAGATTATAAAAGATATGGAAGACGTAAAAGGAGATGCTAGTTTTGATTGCCGGACTTTACCCATTGTAGTGGGGATACCCGGAGCGAAGTGGTTTCTTTACTTTTTTATTACTGCCTTTGCTATTACTTTACTAACAGGCGTTATTTACCGGATATACGAAGTTTTGTTTACTGCTTATATCCTACTATTGGTAATAGTACCCATGGGGTTTTTAACGTATAAAATCTACCGGGCAGATCGCAAAAAAGACTTTACCCGTTTAAGCCGGCAAGTGAAATGGATTATGCTGGCAGGTATGCTTTCTATGCTATTGTTCCGATATGCATAG
- a CDS encoding cold-shock protein, with product MKTGTVKFFNESKGYGFITDDLSKEDFFVHVTGLSGGQIQQNDKVEFDTQEGKKGINAVNVKKV from the coding sequence ATGAAAACAGGAACAGTAAAATTCTTTAATGAATCCAAAGGTTACGGGTTTATTACTGATGATCTTAGCAAAGAAGACTTCTTTGTCCATGTCACCGGATTAAGCGGTGGTCAGATTCAGCAGAATGATAAAGTTGAGTTTGATACACAAGAGGGCAAAAAAGGCATAAATGCAGTAAACGTGAAAAAGGTATAA
- a CDS encoding DUF2264 domain-containing protein, whose protein sequence is MFRRDFLKTSFLAGVGTSVLPSSGASIIPKTNDRDYWVQTLTKIADPVLMNLSQGKLKATMPVEAARGQEKDRPQYTYLEAFGRLLAGMAPWLEIGPDDTPEGKLRQKFLDLVHQSLKMSVNPQSPDFMNFNQGGQPVVDAAFLSHALIRAPKQLRDKIEPETRTQLIKALQSSRVIKPYYSNWLLFSAMIEIALLSLGEQWDAMRVDYALKEHQNWYKGDGVYGDGPEFHFDYYNSYVIHPMLVDITKTLAEHDKQHEELYQTILHRAQRYAAIQERLISPEGTFPPVGRSLAYRFGAFQALAQVVLMEKLSNEIKPTQVRSALTAVIKKTISAPNTFNKNGWLQIGFCGHQPSIGETYISTGSLYLCTTGMLPLGLPATNEFWSAPPLDWTAKKAWSGIDLPTDHAIKG, encoded by the coding sequence ATGTTTCGGCGCGATTTTCTTAAAACTTCCTTTCTGGCGGGGGTAGGTACTTCGGTTTTACCTTCTTCTGGTGCTTCTATAATTCCTAAAACCAATGACCGGGATTATTGGGTGCAAACTCTTACTAAAATTGCCGACCCTGTGCTTATGAATTTAAGCCAGGGCAAGTTAAAAGCAACCATGCCGGTTGAAGCAGCAAGAGGACAGGAAAAAGATCGCCCCCAATATACTTACCTCGAAGCATTTGGCCGATTACTGGCTGGTATGGCTCCCTGGCTGGAAATAGGACCAGATGATACTCCGGAAGGAAAACTACGACAGAAATTCCTGGATCTGGTACATCAATCTTTAAAGATGTCGGTGAATCCTCAATCTCCGGATTTCATGAATTTTAATCAAGGTGGCCAACCGGTAGTAGATGCCGCTTTTTTGAGCCATGCTCTTATTCGAGCACCAAAACAACTGCGGGATAAAATAGAACCCGAAACACGTACCCAACTAATTAAAGCTTTACAATCGAGCCGGGTAATAAAACCTTACTACAGCAACTGGCTTTTATTTAGCGCCATGATAGAAATTGCCCTACTTAGTTTAGGCGAGCAATGGGATGCTATGCGGGTAGATTATGCCTTAAAGGAACACCAGAATTGGTATAAAGGTGATGGTGTATACGGCGATGGACCAGAATTTCATTTTGACTACTACAACAGTTACGTCATTCACCCGATGTTAGTGGATATTACTAAAACCCTCGCGGAACACGATAAGCAACATGAAGAACTCTATCAAACTATTCTGCACCGGGCTCAGCGTTATGCCGCCATTCAGGAAAGGTTAATCTCCCCGGAAGGAACGTTTCCACCGGTAGGCCGCTCCCTGGCTTATCGGTTTGGGGCATTTCAAGCTTTGGCACAGGTGGTGTTAATGGAGAAATTAAGTAACGAAATAAAACCCACCCAGGTAAGAAGTGCGCTTACGGCAGTTATTAAAAAAACAATTTCTGCTCCAAATACTTTCAATAAAAATGGTTGGTTGCAAATTGGTTTTTGTGGCCATCAGCCGAGCATCGGCGAAACGTATATTTCTACGGGTAGTTTGTATTTGTGTACAACCGGTATGTTGCCATTGGGATTACCCGCCACAAATGAATTTTGGTCGGCACCGCCCCTAGACTGGACAGCGAAAAAAGCTTGGTCCGGCATAGACTTGCCTACTGATCATGCTATTAAAGGTTAG
- the purN gene encoding phosphoribosylglycinamide formyltransferase: protein MADIKKHIVLFASGSGSNAQQIMAYFKDHPQIKVVALFSNKPDAYALKRAEAFEISSFSFTREEYKNGVLLRQVESFKPDLLVLAGFLWLIPLDFLQAFPNKIINIHPALLPKYGGKGMHGLHVHQAVLEAGEKESGITIHYVNEHYDQGGSIYQHTCPVDPNDTPEQLAARVLELEHTYLPRIIEQLLLSSP from the coding sequence TTGGCTGATATAAAAAAGCATATTGTTCTTTTCGCCTCCGGATCTGGCAGCAATGCGCAACAGATAATGGCGTATTTTAAAGACCATCCGCAAATAAAAGTGGTTGCTCTTTTCTCTAATAAGCCCGATGCTTACGCTTTAAAAAGAGCCGAAGCATTTGAGATATCCTCTTTTTCTTTTACCCGTGAAGAATATAAAAATGGTGTCTTGCTCCGCCAGGTAGAGTCGTTTAAACCCGATTTACTGGTACTTGCCGGCTTTTTGTGGCTGATTCCTCTGGATTTTCTACAGGCTTTTCCTAATAAAATTATTAATATTCATCCGGCCTTGCTGCCTAAATATGGCGGAAAAGGAATGCATGGTTTGCACGTTCATCAGGCTGTTTTAGAAGCTGGCGAAAAAGAATCGGGTATTACTATTCATTACGTAAATGAGCACTACGACCAGGGTGGGAGTATTTACCAGCACACTTGCCCGGTAGATCCTAACGATACTCCAGAACAATTAGCAGCGCGGGTACTCGAGCTCGAACACACGTATCTACCCCGGATAATAGAACAATTGCTGCTTTCTAGTCCATAA
- a CDS encoding KdsC family phosphatase has protein sequence MNEQPNFSNSKAFIFDVDGVLTDGLLYCLASGEQVRAFNIKDGYAIRHAIKKGYVVAIISGRKEEGVYKRLRSLDVEHIYLGVENKAQVFAAFLEEQNLLAEHIVYMGDDVPDLEVMQKCGIAACPADAVSDIKKVCHYVSEVPGGKGAVRDLIETVLKTHSNW, from the coding sequence ATGAACGAACAACCAAATTTTTCTAATAGCAAAGCTTTTATATTTGATGTAGATGGGGTATTAACTGATGGTTTATTGTACTGCCTGGCAAGTGGTGAGCAGGTGCGGGCCTTTAACATTAAAGATGGATATGCTATCCGGCATGCCATAAAAAAAGGGTATGTAGTAGCCATTATTTCGGGCCGAAAGGAAGAAGGTGTGTACAAGCGCTTACGCTCATTGGATGTAGAACATATTTACTTAGGAGTAGAGAATAAAGCCCAGGTATTTGCGGCATTTCTGGAGGAACAAAATCTTTTAGCTGAGCATATTGTATACATGGGAGATGACGTGCCCGATCTGGAAGTAATGCAAAAATGCGGAATAGCTGCCTGCCCGGCCGATGCCGTTTCCGACATCAAAAAGGTTTGCCACTATGTGTCTGAAGTACCGGGTGGTAAGGGCGCTGTAAGGGATTTAATTGAAACTGTATTAAAGACACATAGCAATTGGTGA
- a CDS encoding Rossmann-like and DUF2520 domain-containing protein has translation MTSPLSIALIGAGNVAWHLGHAFEQAGHRIITVYSRTLAKAEFLAEALLQAHPTQQLDFSLVKADIFILAVKDDAVADVLKQAIFPINSLVVHTSGSLPVSVFTAQPKIRGGVFYPVQTFSKEVAINLKQTPIGLETSNPTDMDLLKKLAESISDQVLELTTEARKIIHLAAVFACNFTNHLLGISQELLAKHQLKFSVLQPLITETFQKAFTHSPFQVQTGPAVRSDENILTQHQQLLQQNLNYLAVYTTLSQSIQQKAKELAELNQIDNLE, from the coding sequence ATGACATCTCCTCTTTCTATTGCACTTATTGGCGCCGGAAATGTGGCTTGGCACCTTGGGCACGCGTTTGAGCAAGCGGGTCACCGGATTATTACCGTTTACAGCCGAACTTTGGCTAAAGCTGAATTTTTAGCAGAAGCTTTGTTGCAAGCTCATCCTACCCAGCAGTTAGACTTTAGTTTAGTTAAAGCCGATATCTTTATTTTAGCTGTAAAAGACGATGCGGTAGCAGACGTATTGAAGCAAGCTATTTTCCCGATTAATAGTTTAGTGGTGCATACCTCTGGTAGTTTACCTGTTTCGGTATTTACAGCGCAACCAAAAATCAGAGGAGGGGTTTTCTATCCTGTTCAAACTTTTAGTAAAGAAGTAGCTATTAATTTAAAACAAACTCCTATTGGTTTGGAAACAAGCAATCCGACGGATATGGATTTGTTGAAAAAGCTAGCAGAAAGTATTAGCGACCAAGTATTGGAACTAACCACAGAAGCTCGTAAAATAATTCATCTGGCGGCTGTTTTTGCCTGTAATTTTACCAACCATTTACTTGGAATTAGCCAGGAATTATTGGCAAAGCACCAGCTTAAATTTTCGGTATTACAGCCACTCATAACAGAAACTTTTCAGAAAGCTTTTACCCACTCACCCTTTCAGGTGCAGACTGGGCCTGCTGTACGTTCTGATGAAAACATCCTGACCCAGCACCAACAATTACTGCAGCAAAATTTAAATTACCTGGCTGTATATACAACGCTATCTCAGAGCATTCAGCAAAAGGCAAAAGAACTAGCCGAGTTAAACCAGATAGATAACTTAGAATAA